Proteins from a genomic interval of Sporolactobacillus sp. Y61:
- a CDS encoding glycosyltransferase family 2 protein, which yields MEKICAVVVTFNRLDLLKICLNALKKQTRILDEILIIDNHSTDGTTEFLKETYSEDQKVEILYLKDNLGGAGGFETGIRHAYQENFDWLWVMDDDAEPESTCLEALLKYNSRSIGLLAPVIINKKSKKVQNYHHKRLNDSLTKDIYISNDEIRSHSIIELDANAFVGPLISHSAIERIGFPRGDFFIWLDDTEYTYRISRRMPIRLVTHALIYHNDKAGNNNKVLNFWKHCYGSRNRWLWRHTTLHGVKLVRGNVAAYVDYIKQFIKILVKNDWKGNRKTGLKFLVRTIIFSQNRIPGKFIDPADYLSMIRNTLFE from the coding sequence ATGGAAAAAATCTGTGCAGTTGTTGTGACTTTCAACAGGTTAGATCTCTTAAAAATATGTCTCAACGCTTTAAAAAAACAAACGCGAATATTGGATGAAATATTAATTATTGATAATCATAGTACTGATGGGACTACTGAATTTTTAAAAGAAACATATTCTGAAGATCAAAAAGTTGAGATCCTCTATTTAAAGGATAATTTAGGTGGTGCCGGTGGATTTGAAACTGGGATCAGGCACGCTTATCAGGAGAACTTCGATTGGCTTTGGGTCATGGATGATGATGCCGAACCTGAATCAACTTGTCTGGAAGCTCTTCTGAAATATAATAGTCGCTCCATTGGTCTGCTAGCCCCTGTGATAATAAATAAGAAATCAAAAAAGGTGCAAAATTATCACCATAAAAGACTAAATGATTCATTAACAAAAGATATATATATATCAAACGATGAAATTAGGTCACATTCTATAATTGAGTTGGATGCTAATGCATTTGTTGGGCCACTCATTTCTCACTCTGCTATTGAACGAATTGGTTTTCCTAGAGGAGATTTTTTTATTTGGTTGGATGACACAGAATATACATACAGGATCAGTCGTAGGATGCCAATAAGATTAGTTACTCACGCCTTAATTTATCACAATGATAAAGCAGGGAATAATAATAAGGTGCTTAATTTCTGGAAACACTGTTATGGGAGTCGAAACAGATGGCTGTGGAGACATACTACTTTACATGGAGTTAAACTAGTGCGTGGAAACGTGGCTGCATATGTGGATTATATAAAACAATTCATCAAGATTTTAGTTAAAAATGATTGGAAAGGTAACCGCAAAACTGGGCTTAAGTTTTTAGTAAGAACAATCATTTTTTCGCAAAATAGGATACCAGGCAAATTTATTGATCCCGCTGACTATTTGTCAATGATTCGTAATACACTGTTCGAATAA
- a CDS encoding glycosyltransferase family 2 protein, which yields MNKKPLVSIIIPVYNAENYIKNCISSILNQSYKNFEVILIDDGSTDYSKRLCEEYAKKDARIKLYHQENSGPSTARNLGLHLATGKYIQFVDADDSLENDAIEKLKVAVKPDVQLVICGYRKSSKTKNITEDVHPVISGTYRTEDFYKYFGVLYKDLSIVFPWNKLYLKEIINQFEIRFNPELKLGEDLLFNLDYLKHCRKINMISNECLYNYMIHKSENSLSSGIIEGFFRTQYMLISKVREFLISKQCYSDQNKLIIDNAYMSSVVSYTSAIIFGDLHISKRNRLNMIEKLVNNSYVESELNNIHYDSLQNWVMFNLIKRKLTRAIYLLLKLKSTIRSFLR from the coding sequence ATGAATAAAAAACCGTTGGTAAGTATTATTATTCCTGTATACAATGCGGAAAACTATATAAAAAATTGTATAAGCAGTATTTTGAATCAATCTTATAAAAACTTTGAGGTTATCTTAATTGATGATGGCTCCACTGATTATAGCAAGAGATTATGCGAAGAATATGCAAAAAAGGATGCACGCATTAAATTATATCACCAGGAGAATAGTGGTCCTTCAACAGCAAGAAATCTAGGGTTACATTTGGCGACAGGTAAATATATTCAATTTGTTGATGCGGATGACAGTTTGGAAAACGATGCGATAGAAAAATTGAAGGTGGCTGTCAAACCAGATGTTCAACTTGTTATATGTGGATATCGAAAATCAAGTAAAACTAAAAATATTACAGAAGATGTGCATCCTGTGATTAGCGGGACTTATCGTACAGAAGATTTTTACAAATATTTTGGAGTATTATATAAAGATTTATCAATAGTATTTCCGTGGAACAAGCTGTATTTGAAGGAGATTATTAACCAATTCGAAATAAGGTTTAATCCGGAGCTAAAACTCGGAGAAGATCTGTTATTTAATCTTGATTACCTTAAACATTGTAGAAAGATCAATATGATAAGTAACGAATGCCTTTATAATTATATGATTCACAAAAGCGAGAACTCATTATCGTCTGGGATCATTGAAGGCTTTTTTCGAACTCAATATATGTTAATTTCTAAAGTTAGAGAATTTCTGATTTCCAAACAATGTTATTCCGATCAAAACAAATTAATTATAGATAATGCTTATATGTCCAGTGTAGTTTCCTATACTAGTGCTATCATTTTTGGAGATCTTCACATTTCAAAGAGAAATAGATTAAATATGATTGAAAAATTGGTGAATAATAGTTATGTGGAATCAGAGTTAAACAATATTCATTATGATTCTTTACAAAATTGGGTAATGTTCAATCTAATTAAAAGAAAACTTACCAGAGCCATTTATCTGTTGTTAAAATTGAAGAGTACAATTCGCTCGTTTTTAAGATAA
- a CDS encoding polysaccharide pyruvyl transferase family protein, translating into MKKIGIITINDYNNYGNRLQNYATQEVLRYLGFSVETIINHSVNSIPYDYIEKESLLKKVKKIKNKSIQQIFQKIRSIKLQKKRMDEFKKFTLNFINESEYVVSNDNVPSSLNNEFDFFISGSDQIWNPVYGHGTPIDFLMFADEEKRIAYAPSFGISEIPSEYEPSFKIGLSKMSKLSVREKSGAEIIKKLTGRDADVLIDPTMMLTAEKWLSVSQPASCKSQGKYLLTYFLGDLPKQNKVRIQKIAKIYSLEIISLLDINCEKAFTAGPGEFIDLINSASIVCTDSFHGVVFSLLLGIPFIVFEREGKEPSMGSRIQTLLAIFDMRNRTIQNITDDHNIMRIDFSKVKAVLENEREKTIRYLSTALND; encoded by the coding sequence ATGAAAAAGATCGGTATTATTACAATTAATGATTATAACAATTATGGTAATAGATTACAGAATTATGCAACTCAGGAAGTATTAAGATATCTAGGCTTTTCTGTGGAAACCATCATAAATCACAGTGTAAACAGCATACCATACGATTATATTGAAAAAGAAAGTTTGTTGAAAAAAGTAAAAAAAATAAAGAATAAATCTATACAGCAAATATTTCAGAAGATTAGAAGTATAAAGTTGCAGAAAAAAAGAATGGATGAATTTAAGAAGTTTACTTTAAATTTTATCAATGAATCAGAGTATGTCGTAAGTAACGATAATGTCCCATCCTCTCTAAATAATGAATTTGATTTTTTTATTTCGGGGAGTGATCAAATATGGAACCCTGTATACGGGCATGGAACGCCAATAGATTTTTTAATGTTTGCAGATGAAGAAAAAAGGATAGCCTATGCCCCAAGCTTTGGTATCTCGGAAATTCCCTCAGAATATGAACCATCTTTTAAAATTGGATTATCAAAGATGAGTAAGTTATCTGTCCGTGAAAAATCCGGTGCAGAAATTATAAAGAAACTAACTGGTAGAGATGCAGATGTTTTAATAGATCCGACGATGATGCTAACTGCAGAAAAGTGGTTATCTGTATCTCAACCAGCGTCATGTAAATCTCAGGGAAAATATCTACTGACATATTTTCTTGGTGATTTACCTAAACAGAATAAAGTGCGGATCCAGAAAATCGCTAAGATTTATTCTCTGGAGATCATTTCCCTCCTGGATATTAATTGTGAAAAAGCTTTTACTGCTGGTCCTGGTGAATTTATTGATCTGATTAATTCAGCCAGTATCGTATGTACGGATTCTTTTCATGGGGTTGTTTTTTCTTTACTTCTGGGAATCCCCTTTATTGTATTCGAGAGAGAAGGAAAAGAACCATCGATGGGATCGAGAATACAAACATTGTTAGCAATATTTGATATGAGGAATCGTACAATCCAAAACATTACAGACGATCACAACATCATGAGAATTGATTTTTCAAAGGTAAAGGCTGTATTAGAGAACGAAAGAGAAAAAACGATACGCTATTTAAGTACTGCGTTAAATGACTAA